A genomic region of Xiphophorus couchianus chromosome 9, X_couchianus-1.0, whole genome shotgun sequence contains the following coding sequences:
- the LOC114150554 gene encoding retinal Mueller cells isomerohydrolase-like isoform X2, with amino-acid sequence MFVWFKSEPESLLKAVGESRRRFSNNMVSRVEHPAAGYRKIFETVEELNEPISAEITGVFPLWLRGSLLRMGPGLFEIGDEPFHHLFDGQALIHKFDLKGDQVTYFRKFIRTDAYVRAMTENRVVITEFGTTAYPDPCKNIFSRFFTYFRGIEVTDNCLVNVYPIGEDFYAVTETNFITKVDPDSLETLKKVDLCKYLSINGVTAHPHVDADGSLYNIGNCFGKNMSLAYNIVKIPPAQKDPIEKSQVVVQLPSSERLKPSYIHSFGMTENYFVFVEQPVKINLLKFLSSWSVRGATYMDCFESNENMGTWFHLATKDPADYMTNHKFRTSAFNLFHHINAYEDQGFIVVDLCTWKGHDFVYNYLYLANLRQEWEEVKKAAMRAPQPEVRRYVLPLDIHREEQGRNLVSLSYTTATAVLHSDGSIWLEPEVLFSGPRQAFEFPQINYSKCCGKKYSFAYGLGLNHFIPDRIVKLNVQTKEMWVWQEEDCYPSEPLFVPTPGATKEDEGVLLSVVVKPGAERPGFLLVLDAMMLTELARAEVNTVIPVTLHGMYKPPPSP; translated from the exons atgtttgtgtggtTTAAATCCGAACCAGAGTCTCTTCTGAAAGCAGTCGGCGAGTCCAGGAGGAGATTCAGCAACAACATGGTCAGCCG AGTGGAACATCCTGCTGCAGGTTACCGGAAGATCTTTGAGACGGTGGAGGAACTAAATGAGCCGATTTCTGCagaaataactg GTGTTTTCCCGTTGTGGCTCAGAGGAAGCCTCCTACGGATGGGTCCGGGTCTTTTCGAGATCGGGGACGAACCATTCCACCATTTGTTTGACGGACAAGCTCTGATCCACAAGTTTGACCTGAAGGGTGATCAGGTGACGTACTTCAGAAA GTTCATCAGGACGGATGCTTATGTTCGGGCCATGACAGAAAACCGGGTCGTCATCACAGAGTTCGGCACCACTGCCTATCCAGACCcctgcaaaaacattttctccag GTTCTTTACGTACTTCAGAGGCATCGAAGTGACAGATAACTGCTTAGTAAACGTTTATCCGATCGGCGAGGATTTTTATGCCgtcacagaaacaaacttcatcACCAAAGTGGATCCAGATTCACTGGAGACACTGAAGAAG GTGGATCTGTGTAAATATCTGTCCATTAACGGAGTCACAGCGCATCCCCACGTTGACGCAGACGGTTCGCTCTACAACATcggaaactgcttcggcaaaaACATGAGTCTGGCGTACAACATCGTCAAGATCCCGCCGGCACAGAAAG ATCCCATTGAGAAATCCCAAGTTGTGGTCCAACTTCCCAGCAGTGAAAGATTAAAGCCTTCATACATCCACAG TTTTGGTATGACTGagaactactttgtgtttgtggagcAGCCGGTGAAGATCAACCTGCTCAAGTTTCTGTCGTCTTGGAGCGTCAGAGGAGCAACGTACATGGACTGCTTTGAATCCAACGAAAACATGGGG ACGTGGTTCCACTTGGCCACTAAGGATCCTGCAGATTACATGACAAACCACAAATTCAGAACCTCGGCTTTCAACCTGTTTCACCACATCAACGCCTACGAAGACCAGGGATTCATCGTGGTCGACCTCTGCACATGGAAAGG ACATGATTTTGTGTACAACTACCTGTACCTGGCCAACCTAAGGCAGGAGTGGGAGGAGGTGAAGAAAGCGGCGATGCGTGCGCCTCAGCCGGAGGTCAGACGATACGTTCTGCCGTTGGATATTCACAGG gAAGAACAAGGCCGAAACCTCGTGTCTCTGTCCTACACGACAGCAACCGCCGTCCTCCACAGCGACGGATCCATCTGGCTGGAGCCTGAAGTTCTGTTCTCTGGACCAAGACAGG cctTCGAGTTTCCACAGATTAACTACTCCAAGTGTTGTGGAAAGAAATACTCATTCGCATACGGCCTCGGACTCAACCACTTCATCCCTGACAGG ATCGTCAAGCTGAACGTCCAGACCAAAGAGATGTGGGTGTGGCAGGAGGAGGACTGTTACCCATCAGAGCCGCTGTTTGTTCCCACACCTGGAGCCACGAAGGAAGACGAAG GCGTGTTGCTGAGTGTTGTGGTGAAGCCGGGCGCAGAGAGACCAGgtttcctgctggttctggacgCCATGATGCTAACGGAGCTAGCTCGGGCCGAAGTCAACACCGTCATCCCTGTCACTTTACACGGGATGTACAAACCTCCTCCTTCACCCTAA
- the depdc1a gene encoding DEP domain-containing protein 1A isoform X1 has protein sequence MDSHIITPGPYRATKLWNEVTRLFRAGMPVRKHRQNFRHHASCFTAAAAVDWLHQLLQSNSNFGPEVTRQQTLQLLKKFLKNHVIEDVKGRWGTEDLEDNHMLFRFPSASPLKPIPCPAPAPDSRSIKKRPSLRDREGFFRLRNFKKQEKDSMENVDPALQTLQDESNPPTEEQQHQRRELTLEDEQEIWRDVTLTHLQRILGVSSLDEVLDQRHINPQNIIHNMTNVNKHGVVTLEDKSNDLPHWVLSAMKSLANWPKYDSDQPSYPGFERDVFKTVSDYFYSLPQPLLTYELYELFINVLVMCGYVAAPPTLQRGKRKSSELPSVAAPPAKSLFLSTECLLLSLLRQGSCDEVESPMRDVLSGTLQSRKESGGTNLKTVRLRTRSCSLETILDRSPPPPCGLQPFPSSDENLVFPPQEGHLNTTFTTKANSFVHENAAGVVTRRKRSAGSRVRPLDGQASARPRSASSCLDIVMETKEEEYGGMKWSSCLNMNQYPPSSSQYLLSIPTKAQAHGSAPACSTSNLWALPAPAVRRCLSSLDVSKPPQPHRSASQLNLPVCVAARNFQLPQPKLEHSVLQPQCERVAIEALQLCTLLLPPASRRKLQLLMRMASRISQNVDMPRLHPAIGTRTLMVHTFSGCVLSSAEDCDLDELLATRLVSFLMDHQQSVLSVPEYLRSAIRDHIHYLRAVQVPVDTGPSDGADPVCVPMPMYAFCKQISGAEFEQQKAESSQKAMEELLEILLTDRNLTEKDRRKKLKQFQRQYPDIYSRRFPSCGQQSKTDSKPKIKPPLLNIKKTFSIRN, from the exons tggaaTGAGGTGACACGTTTGTTTCGGGCCGGCATGCCCGTCAGGAAGCACCGGCAGAACTTCAGGCACCACGCTTCCTGCTTCACGGCCGCCGCCGCCGTGGACTGGCTGCACCAGCTGCTCCAGAGCAACAGCAACTTCGGCCCCGAAGTCACCAGGCAGCAAACCCTTCAGCTGCTCAAGAAGTTCCTGAAGAACCATGTGATCGAAGACGTGAAGGGCCGCTGGGGAACGGAGGACCTGGAGGACAATCACATGCTCTTCAG attcccGTCTGCTTCTCCTCTGAAACCGATCCCGTGTCCAGCTCCGGCGCCAGACTCCAGGTCCATAAAGAAGCGGCCGTCACTCCGGGACCGGGAAGGTTTCTTCAGACTGAGGAACTTCAAGAAGCAGGAGAAAGACTCCATG GAGAACGTGGATCCTGCGCTCCAAACGCTGCAAGACGAATCAAATCCGCCGACAGAAGAGCAGCAGCACCAGAGACGAGAGCTGACGCTGGAGGATGAGCAGGAAATCTGGAGAGACGTCACCCTGACGCa CCTGCAGAGGATTCTGGGCGTTTCTTCTCTGGATGAGGTTTTGGACCAGCGGCACATAAACCCCCAGAACATCATCCACAACATGACTAACGTCAACAAACACGGAGTCGTCACGCTGGAGGACAAGAGCA ATGATCTTCCTCATTGGGTTTTGTCCGCCATGAAGAGCCTGGCGAACT GGCCGAAGTACGACAGCGACCAGCCGTCCTACCCCGGCTTCGAAAGAGACGTCTTCAAAACGGTGTCCGATTACTTCTACAGCCTCCCTCAGCCGCTGCTCACATACGAACTGTACGAACTGTTCATCAACGTCCTGG TGATGTGTGGATATGTCGCAGCGCCCCCTACGCTCCAGCGTGGGAAGCGGAAGAGTTCGGAGCTGCCGTCGGTTGCGGCGCCGCCGGCCAAGTCGTTGTTTCTCTCCACGGAGTGCCTCCTCCTGTCGCTGCTCAGGCAGGGCTCATGCGACGAGGTCGAGTCGCCCATGAGGGACGTCCTCAGCGGAACGCTCCAGTCACGCAAGGAATCGGGCGGCACGAATCTGAAAACGGTTAGACTTCGCACAAGAAGCTGCTCCCTGGAAACCATCCTGGAccgctctcctcctcctccatgcGGCCTGCAACCGTTTCCTTCCAGCGACGAAAATCTTGTTTTCCCACCTCAGGAAGGGCACTTGAACACAACGTTTACGACCAAAGCGAACAGTTTTGTTCACGAAAACGCAGCAGGAGTTGTAACCAGGAGGAAACGCTCCGCGGGTTCCAGGGTTAGACCGTTAGACGGTCAGGCGTCGGCGCGGCCTCGCAGCGCCAGCAGCTGCCTGGACATCGTCATGgaaaccaaagaagaagaatatgGAGGGATGAAATGGTCCAGTTGCCTCAACATGAACCAGTATCCTCCGTCTTCCTCCCAATATCTTCTCTCTATCCCAACAAAAGCTCAAG CTCACGGCTCCGCCCCCGCCTGCAGTACCTCTAACCTTTGGGCGCTGCCGGCGCCCGCCGTCCGCCGCTGCCTCAGCTCGCTGGACGTATCCAAGCCGCCACAGCCGCATCGGTCTGCGTCGCAGCTCAATCTGCCCGTCTGCGTGGCTGCCAGAAACTTCCAGCTCCCCCAACCCAAACTTGAGCACA gCGTTCTCCAGCCGCAGTGCGAGCGCGTCGCCATCGAGGCGCTGCAGCTCTGCACGCTGCTCCTCCCGCCGGCGTCCcgcaggaagctgcagctcctcaTGAGGATGGCGTCCCGCATCAGCCAGAACGTGGACATGCCGCGCCTCCATCCGGCCATCGGCACCCGGACGCTG ATGGTCCACACGTTTTCAGGCTGCGTCCTGAGCAGCGCGGAGGACTGCGACCTGGACGAGCTGCTGGCGACCCGCCTCGTCTCGTTTCTGATGGACCACCAGCAGAGCGTCCTCTCCGTCCCAGAATACCTGCGGAGCGCCATCAGGGACCACATCCACTACCTGCGCGCCGTACAG GTTCCTGTCGACACGGGTCCAAGCGACGGCGCCGACCCGGTTTGCGTTCCCATGCCGATGTACGCGTTCTGCAAACAGATAAGCGGCGCTGAGTTTGAGCAGCAGAAAGCGGAGTCGTCCCAGAAGGCCatggaggagctgctggagaTCCTGCTGACGGACAGGAACCTCACCGAGAAGGATCGGCGCAAGAAGCTAAAGCAG TTTCAGAGGCAGTACCCTGACATCTACAGCCGCCGCTTCCCTTCCTGCGGCCAACAGAGCAAAACCGACAGCAAGCCAAAGATCAAACCGCCGCTGCTCAACATCAAGAAGACCTTCAGCATCAGGAACTGA
- the LOC114150554 gene encoding retinal Mueller cells isomerohydrolase-like isoform X1 has protein sequence MFVWFKSEPESLLKAVGESRRRFSNNMVSRVEHPAAGYRKIFETVEELNEPISAEITGVFPLWLRGSLLRMGPGLFEIGDEPFHHLFDGQALIHKFDLKGDQVTYFRKFIRTDAYVRAMTENRVVITEFGTTAYPDPCKNIFSRFFTYFRGIEVTDNCLVNVYPIGEDFYAVTETNFITKVDPDSLETLKKVDLCKYLSINGVTAHPHVDADGSLYNIGNCFGKNMSLAYNIVKIPPAQKDKSDPIEKSQVVVQLPSSERLKPSYIHSFGMTENYFVFVEQPVKINLLKFLSSWSVRGATYMDCFESNENMGTWFHLATKDPADYMTNHKFRTSAFNLFHHINAYEDQGFIVVDLCTWKGHDFVYNYLYLANLRQEWEEVKKAAMRAPQPEVRRYVLPLDIHREEQGRNLVSLSYTTATAVLHSDGSIWLEPEVLFSGPRQAFEFPQINYSKCCGKKYSFAYGLGLNHFIPDRIVKLNVQTKEMWVWQEEDCYPSEPLFVPTPGATKEDEGVLLSVVVKPGAERPGFLLVLDAMMLTELARAEVNTVIPVTLHGMYKPPPSP, from the exons atgtttgtgtggtTTAAATCCGAACCAGAGTCTCTTCTGAAAGCAGTCGGCGAGTCCAGGAGGAGATTCAGCAACAACATGGTCAGCCG AGTGGAACATCCTGCTGCAGGTTACCGGAAGATCTTTGAGACGGTGGAGGAACTAAATGAGCCGATTTCTGCagaaataactg GTGTTTTCCCGTTGTGGCTCAGAGGAAGCCTCCTACGGATGGGTCCGGGTCTTTTCGAGATCGGGGACGAACCATTCCACCATTTGTTTGACGGACAAGCTCTGATCCACAAGTTTGACCTGAAGGGTGATCAGGTGACGTACTTCAGAAA GTTCATCAGGACGGATGCTTATGTTCGGGCCATGACAGAAAACCGGGTCGTCATCACAGAGTTCGGCACCACTGCCTATCCAGACCcctgcaaaaacattttctccag GTTCTTTACGTACTTCAGAGGCATCGAAGTGACAGATAACTGCTTAGTAAACGTTTATCCGATCGGCGAGGATTTTTATGCCgtcacagaaacaaacttcatcACCAAAGTGGATCCAGATTCACTGGAGACACTGAAGAAG GTGGATCTGTGTAAATATCTGTCCATTAACGGAGTCACAGCGCATCCCCACGTTGACGCAGACGGTTCGCTCTACAACATcggaaactgcttcggcaaaaACATGAGTCTGGCGTACAACATCGTCAAGATCCCGCCGGCACAGAAAG ATAAATCAGATCCCATTGAGAAATCCCAAGTTGTGGTCCAACTTCCCAGCAGTGAAAGATTAAAGCCTTCATACATCCACAG TTTTGGTATGACTGagaactactttgtgtttgtggagcAGCCGGTGAAGATCAACCTGCTCAAGTTTCTGTCGTCTTGGAGCGTCAGAGGAGCAACGTACATGGACTGCTTTGAATCCAACGAAAACATGGGG ACGTGGTTCCACTTGGCCACTAAGGATCCTGCAGATTACATGACAAACCACAAATTCAGAACCTCGGCTTTCAACCTGTTTCACCACATCAACGCCTACGAAGACCAGGGATTCATCGTGGTCGACCTCTGCACATGGAAAGG ACATGATTTTGTGTACAACTACCTGTACCTGGCCAACCTAAGGCAGGAGTGGGAGGAGGTGAAGAAAGCGGCGATGCGTGCGCCTCAGCCGGAGGTCAGACGATACGTTCTGCCGTTGGATATTCACAGG gAAGAACAAGGCCGAAACCTCGTGTCTCTGTCCTACACGACAGCAACCGCCGTCCTCCACAGCGACGGATCCATCTGGCTGGAGCCTGAAGTTCTGTTCTCTGGACCAAGACAGG cctTCGAGTTTCCACAGATTAACTACTCCAAGTGTTGTGGAAAGAAATACTCATTCGCATACGGCCTCGGACTCAACCACTTCATCCCTGACAGG ATCGTCAAGCTGAACGTCCAGACCAAAGAGATGTGGGTGTGGCAGGAGGAGGACTGTTACCCATCAGAGCCGCTGTTTGTTCCCACACCTGGAGCCACGAAGGAAGACGAAG GCGTGTTGCTGAGTGTTGTGGTGAAGCCGGGCGCAGAGAGACCAGgtttcctgctggttctggacgCCATGATGCTAACGGAGCTAGCTCGGGCCGAAGTCAACACCGTCATCCCTGTCACTTTACACGGGATGTACAAACCTCCTCCTTCACCCTAA
- the depdc1a gene encoding DEP domain-containing protein 1A isoform X2, whose translation MDSHIITPGPYRATKLWNEVTRLFRAGMPVRKHRQNFRHHASCFTAAAAVDWLHQLLQSNSNFGPEVTRQQTLQLLKKFLKNHVIEDVKGRWGTEDLEDNHMLFRFPSASPLKPIPCPAPAPDSRSIKKRPSLRDREGFFRLRNFKKQEKDSMENVDPALQTLQDESNPPTEEQQHQRRELTLEDEQEIWRDVTLTHLQRILGVSSLDEVLDQRHINPQNIIHNMTNVNKHGVVTLEDKSNDLPHWVLSAMKSLANWPKYDSDQPSYPGFERDVFKTVSDYFYSLPQPLLTYELYELFINVLVMCGYVAAPPTLQRGKRKSSELPSVAAPPAKSLFLSTECLLLSLLRQGSCDEVESPMRDVLSGTLQSRKESGGTNLKTVRLRTRSCSLETILDRSPPPPCGLQPFPSSDENLVFPPQEGHLNTTFTTKANSFVHENAAGVVTRRKRSAGSRVRPLDGQASARPRSASSCLDIVMETKEEEYGGMKWSSCLNMNQYPPSSSQYLLSIPTKAQGVLQPQCERVAIEALQLCTLLLPPASRRKLQLLMRMASRISQNVDMPRLHPAIGTRTLMVHTFSGCVLSSAEDCDLDELLATRLVSFLMDHQQSVLSVPEYLRSAIRDHIHYLRAVQVPVDTGPSDGADPVCVPMPMYAFCKQISGAEFEQQKAESSQKAMEELLEILLTDRNLTEKDRRKKLKQFQRQYPDIYSRRFPSCGQQSKTDSKPKIKPPLLNIKKTFSIRN comes from the exons tggaaTGAGGTGACACGTTTGTTTCGGGCCGGCATGCCCGTCAGGAAGCACCGGCAGAACTTCAGGCACCACGCTTCCTGCTTCACGGCCGCCGCCGCCGTGGACTGGCTGCACCAGCTGCTCCAGAGCAACAGCAACTTCGGCCCCGAAGTCACCAGGCAGCAAACCCTTCAGCTGCTCAAGAAGTTCCTGAAGAACCATGTGATCGAAGACGTGAAGGGCCGCTGGGGAACGGAGGACCTGGAGGACAATCACATGCTCTTCAG attcccGTCTGCTTCTCCTCTGAAACCGATCCCGTGTCCAGCTCCGGCGCCAGACTCCAGGTCCATAAAGAAGCGGCCGTCACTCCGGGACCGGGAAGGTTTCTTCAGACTGAGGAACTTCAAGAAGCAGGAGAAAGACTCCATG GAGAACGTGGATCCTGCGCTCCAAACGCTGCAAGACGAATCAAATCCGCCGACAGAAGAGCAGCAGCACCAGAGACGAGAGCTGACGCTGGAGGATGAGCAGGAAATCTGGAGAGACGTCACCCTGACGCa CCTGCAGAGGATTCTGGGCGTTTCTTCTCTGGATGAGGTTTTGGACCAGCGGCACATAAACCCCCAGAACATCATCCACAACATGACTAACGTCAACAAACACGGAGTCGTCACGCTGGAGGACAAGAGCA ATGATCTTCCTCATTGGGTTTTGTCCGCCATGAAGAGCCTGGCGAACT GGCCGAAGTACGACAGCGACCAGCCGTCCTACCCCGGCTTCGAAAGAGACGTCTTCAAAACGGTGTCCGATTACTTCTACAGCCTCCCTCAGCCGCTGCTCACATACGAACTGTACGAACTGTTCATCAACGTCCTGG TGATGTGTGGATATGTCGCAGCGCCCCCTACGCTCCAGCGTGGGAAGCGGAAGAGTTCGGAGCTGCCGTCGGTTGCGGCGCCGCCGGCCAAGTCGTTGTTTCTCTCCACGGAGTGCCTCCTCCTGTCGCTGCTCAGGCAGGGCTCATGCGACGAGGTCGAGTCGCCCATGAGGGACGTCCTCAGCGGAACGCTCCAGTCACGCAAGGAATCGGGCGGCACGAATCTGAAAACGGTTAGACTTCGCACAAGAAGCTGCTCCCTGGAAACCATCCTGGAccgctctcctcctcctccatgcGGCCTGCAACCGTTTCCTTCCAGCGACGAAAATCTTGTTTTCCCACCTCAGGAAGGGCACTTGAACACAACGTTTACGACCAAAGCGAACAGTTTTGTTCACGAAAACGCAGCAGGAGTTGTAACCAGGAGGAAACGCTCCGCGGGTTCCAGGGTTAGACCGTTAGACGGTCAGGCGTCGGCGCGGCCTCGCAGCGCCAGCAGCTGCCTGGACATCGTCATGgaaaccaaagaagaagaatatgGAGGGATGAAATGGTCCAGTTGCCTCAACATGAACCAGTATCCTCCGTCTTCCTCCCAATATCTTCTCTCTATCCCAACAAAAGCTCAAG gCGTTCTCCAGCCGCAGTGCGAGCGCGTCGCCATCGAGGCGCTGCAGCTCTGCACGCTGCTCCTCCCGCCGGCGTCCcgcaggaagctgcagctcctcaTGAGGATGGCGTCCCGCATCAGCCAGAACGTGGACATGCCGCGCCTCCATCCGGCCATCGGCACCCGGACGCTG ATGGTCCACACGTTTTCAGGCTGCGTCCTGAGCAGCGCGGAGGACTGCGACCTGGACGAGCTGCTGGCGACCCGCCTCGTCTCGTTTCTGATGGACCACCAGCAGAGCGTCCTCTCCGTCCCAGAATACCTGCGGAGCGCCATCAGGGACCACATCCACTACCTGCGCGCCGTACAG GTTCCTGTCGACACGGGTCCAAGCGACGGCGCCGACCCGGTTTGCGTTCCCATGCCGATGTACGCGTTCTGCAAACAGATAAGCGGCGCTGAGTTTGAGCAGCAGAAAGCGGAGTCGTCCCAGAAGGCCatggaggagctgctggagaTCCTGCTGACGGACAGGAACCTCACCGAGAAGGATCGGCGCAAGAAGCTAAAGCAG TTTCAGAGGCAGTACCCTGACATCTACAGCCGCCGCTTCCCTTCCTGCGGCCAACAGAGCAAAACCGACAGCAAGCCAAAGATCAAACCGCCGCTGCTCAACATCAAGAAGACCTTCAGCATCAGGAACTGA
- the depdc1a gene encoding DEP domain-containing protein 1A isoform X3: MDSHIITPGPYRATKLWNEVTRLFRAGMPVRKHRQNFRHHASCFTAAAAVDWLHQLLQSNSNFGPEVTRQQTLQLLKKFLKNHVIEDVKGRWGTEDLEDNHMLFRFPSASPLKPIPCPAPAPDSRSIKKRPSLRDREGFFRLRNFKKQEKDSMENVDPALQTLQDESNPPTEEQQHQRRELTLEDEQEIWRDVTLTHLQRILGVSSLDEVLDQRHINPQNIIHNMTNVNKHGVVTLEDKSNDLPHWVLSAMKSLANWPKYDSDQPSYPGFERDVFKTVSDYFYSLPQPLLTYELYELFINVLGVLQPQCERVAIEALQLCTLLLPPASRRKLQLLMRMASRISQNVDMPRLHPAIGTRTLMVHTFSGCVLSSAEDCDLDELLATRLVSFLMDHQQSVLSVPEYLRSAIRDHIHYLRAVQVPVDTGPSDGADPVCVPMPMYAFCKQISGAEFEQQKAESSQKAMEELLEILLTDRNLTEKDRRKKLKQFQRQYPDIYSRRFPSCGQQSKTDSKPKIKPPLLNIKKTFSIRN, translated from the exons tggaaTGAGGTGACACGTTTGTTTCGGGCCGGCATGCCCGTCAGGAAGCACCGGCAGAACTTCAGGCACCACGCTTCCTGCTTCACGGCCGCCGCCGCCGTGGACTGGCTGCACCAGCTGCTCCAGAGCAACAGCAACTTCGGCCCCGAAGTCACCAGGCAGCAAACCCTTCAGCTGCTCAAGAAGTTCCTGAAGAACCATGTGATCGAAGACGTGAAGGGCCGCTGGGGAACGGAGGACCTGGAGGACAATCACATGCTCTTCAG attcccGTCTGCTTCTCCTCTGAAACCGATCCCGTGTCCAGCTCCGGCGCCAGACTCCAGGTCCATAAAGAAGCGGCCGTCACTCCGGGACCGGGAAGGTTTCTTCAGACTGAGGAACTTCAAGAAGCAGGAGAAAGACTCCATG GAGAACGTGGATCCTGCGCTCCAAACGCTGCAAGACGAATCAAATCCGCCGACAGAAGAGCAGCAGCACCAGAGACGAGAGCTGACGCTGGAGGATGAGCAGGAAATCTGGAGAGACGTCACCCTGACGCa CCTGCAGAGGATTCTGGGCGTTTCTTCTCTGGATGAGGTTTTGGACCAGCGGCACATAAACCCCCAGAACATCATCCACAACATGACTAACGTCAACAAACACGGAGTCGTCACGCTGGAGGACAAGAGCA ATGATCTTCCTCATTGGGTTTTGTCCGCCATGAAGAGCCTGGCGAACT GGCCGAAGTACGACAGCGACCAGCCGTCCTACCCCGGCTTCGAAAGAGACGTCTTCAAAACGGTGTCCGATTACTTCTACAGCCTCCCTCAGCCGCTGCTCACATACGAACTGTACGAACTGTTCATCAACGTCCTGG gCGTTCTCCAGCCGCAGTGCGAGCGCGTCGCCATCGAGGCGCTGCAGCTCTGCACGCTGCTCCTCCCGCCGGCGTCCcgcaggaagctgcagctcctcaTGAGGATGGCGTCCCGCATCAGCCAGAACGTGGACATGCCGCGCCTCCATCCGGCCATCGGCACCCGGACGCTG ATGGTCCACACGTTTTCAGGCTGCGTCCTGAGCAGCGCGGAGGACTGCGACCTGGACGAGCTGCTGGCGACCCGCCTCGTCTCGTTTCTGATGGACCACCAGCAGAGCGTCCTCTCCGTCCCAGAATACCTGCGGAGCGCCATCAGGGACCACATCCACTACCTGCGCGCCGTACAG GTTCCTGTCGACACGGGTCCAAGCGACGGCGCCGACCCGGTTTGCGTTCCCATGCCGATGTACGCGTTCTGCAAACAGATAAGCGGCGCTGAGTTTGAGCAGCAGAAAGCGGAGTCGTCCCAGAAGGCCatggaggagctgctggagaTCCTGCTGACGGACAGGAACCTCACCGAGAAGGATCGGCGCAAGAAGCTAAAGCAG TTTCAGAGGCAGTACCCTGACATCTACAGCCGCCGCTTCCCTTCCTGCGGCCAACAGAGCAAAACCGACAGCAAGCCAAAGATCAAACCGCCGCTGCTCAACATCAAGAAGACCTTCAGCATCAGGAACTGA